ACACAGCCACCTGCTGCCCAGGAGAAGTCAGGCCTGCTGCGTAAGAGCCTTGAGGCCATCGAACTGGGCCTGGGAGAGGCACAGGTAGGAACAAGATGAGGGATGTGGAGggaagagggtgagggctagcgaGGCAGAAGAGAAGTGGAAGACGAAAGAGGGAGGGCACAaggggagtgaaagagacaggcagtggctgagctTGAAGAGGCTCAGCCTTGAGAGGTAAGAGAGGATAATGAAATGATGGGAGAGTAGAGgtgaatggagagggggaggatgctGGTGCTCGATGTGGGTTATTGCTAGTTCATACGCTGTGACTAAGACTAGAAGGAGAGGATGAATTTAGATGCATGCCTCATAGAGCGTGAGGAGGGTGATTCATCAAGAGGATATGAGAGTTGTTCCTGTAGGAAGGTAGTGGTGGGAATCTGGGTTGGGTACAGATGGTCTGATATAACATGAACGGCATAAAAGAAGGTCCCTAAAGACAACTCCCCACCCTCTTTTGAATAGACCAGACTATAATAGAAGGATATTGTCCTCCAAGAAGGAAATTCTTTGCACTTATTTTGGAACCGGTGACAACAGTCACGGACACTGTACAAATCCCTGGTAAACATTCTACAATGCTCCTCACTTCTTCCTAGCCTGGTAGTCCCCGCTAACGTACAATGTGGTCTGGCCCCCAAGCTAGCGGCTCcccctttttttgttgttgtttcattCCTGCAGCGTTCCTTGTTTTATTTGAaccacttcatccctctctcgtTTCCCTCTCTCGTTTCCCTCTCTTGCCATGTTGTCATTGAAATAAGAGCTggttctaaccccccccccccccttgtccaGGTGATCATTGCCCTGTCGGGCCACCTGAGTGCGGTGGAGTCTGAGAAGCAGAAGCTAAGAGCCCAGGTCAGACGCCTGTGTCAGGAGAACCAGTGGTTACGAGACGAACTGGCAGGAACACAGGTAGACATACTACAGCCAAATCCACCTTACGTGTATGTACAGCATAGAACACAGCATCATTCTCTCCAATATCAAAGTCTTTGTTTTCAGACCTCGGTGGTGAAATGTTCTGGGGATGAGTCCATATCCCAACGTACACAACCGACTGTGTGGAGTGTGGACTCATCTCAACGTTACTTTTGAGGGCGGTCAACATTTGGCTAACATTTTAGTGATTTTGGAGTATACGATCACTTTGATCCTTTCCAAAGCAAGTTGTTTCCAAagtgtcccctccctccctctcctcttcccccccccccagagcaAGCTGCAGTGTAGTGAGCAGAGTGTTGCCcagctggaggaggagaagaaacacCTGGAGTTCATGAACAAGATCAAGAAGTTTGACGACGACGTGTCTCCGTCTGAGGAGAAGGCTGCAGGCGAGACATCCAAAGACAGCCTCGACGACCTGTTCCCCAACGACGACGACCAGGGACAAGGTAGGGCGCTTGATTGGCCCGAGGAGAATCCCATTGAGGGGACAAGGTAGACATGGGGTGAGATGGTAATGTTGAAGACGATGGGTGTTAGATATGGTTGGGGATACAGAAGGGTTAGACTTATGATACTTGATTTATTGATTTGGCATTTTGGTTACTGACACTGACACCTCTTAAAACGTGAACTAAATGACATATCGTCATCTCAGATATTCCCTTGCGAAATAAGCATGGTCTCTTAACATGCTACAGTAGTACCTCAGCGCGAGCACGCCATTCTGTACCAAGAATGAAAGCCCTTTTTTGATTTGGAACCCCTGTTCTGTCCGAACAAAGTATTCAAGAGTGAATCACTTTTAACCCCCTCCGCATCTCCAGCCCAGCCCAGCGGAGAGGCAGCGGCCCAGCAGGGTGGCTACGAGATCCCGGCCCGCCTGAGGACTCTTCATAACCTGGTGATCCAGTACGCCTCCCAGGGGAGGTACGAGGTGGCCGTGCCCCTCTGCAAACAGGCCTTGGAGGACCTGGAGAAGACCTCCGGACACGACCACCCCGACGTGGCCACCATGCTCAACATCCTGGCCCTCGTCTACAGgtgagaggggaaggaagggagaaatgagagtgagtgagggagatggagtgCGGGACGGGTGGGATATGCTCGTGGGAGATGGATGGTATCGAGGGACGGCTGGATGTGCTCGTAGAAAAAGATGATTGGGTGCGGAGAGGATGTGTGGATAGCCTGGTAGAAGAATGAATTGAGACTTACTGCTTAATTACGGTGCTTCTGCAAATCTTCTTACCTGGAATTATATTTGTGTTCCAGGGACCAGAACAAGTACAAAGAGGCAGCCCACCTGCTGAACGATGCCCTGGCCATCAGAGAGAAGACTCTGGGGAAGGACCACCCTGCGGTGGCTGCCACTCTCAACAACCTGGCCGTGCTCTACGGGAAGAGGGGCAAGTACAAGGAGGCTGAGCCCCTCTGCAAGAGAGCCCTGGAGATCAGAGAGAAGGTACACCAAAATAACACTAATGATTTTAATTGCATTTATGACTCAACATGTGTAGTGCCCAGAGAGAACTCATCTCCTTTCATTGTAGCTAAAGTAAGTCTTGATGTGTGTCTCTCGGCCTGTGGTGTTCAGGTCCTGGGCAAGTACCACCCTGACGTGGCCAAGCAGCTGAACAACCTGGCCCTGCTGTGTCAGAACCAGGGAAAGTACGAGGAGGTGGAGTATTACTACAGACGAGCCCTGGAGATCTACCAGTCCAAACTAGGAGCTGATGACCCCAACGTAGCCAAGACCAAGAACAAcctggtgagggggaggggaagggggaggaatATGGAGGGGGAAATAGAGGTgaagcgggagggagagagaatattCTGGATTACCTCAGATGATCATTTAGCCAAATTTCAAGTACAGGGCAGTACAAAGTAATGCAGTCTAATCTTTAACAATTACCCTGTTTTGGGAAATTGAAAACAGTTTTGTTATAGATGTACATGCTTTTATGTGTTGATGTGAAATGTTTGTCATTAAACCTGTGTACATTTCATCTTATCTCTTTAGGCTACATGCTACCTCAAACAGGGGAAGTTCAAGGATGCTGAGTCTCTGTACAAAGAGATCCTGACCCGAGCCCACGAGAAGGAGTTTGGCTCAGTCAACAGTGAGTCTCCTACAATCACATTGACGGGACTAGGCCtgcgtcccaaaatggcaccctattccctgtagtgcacttctattgaccagagccctttgggaatagggtgccatttgggacactgcctGGTTCTACACTTACCACCACGCTAGACCTACCGACTCTATGAAGTCTTCATTCTGGCCACGACTTCCCAGTAAACCCTGTGGTCATTGGCTGGCCGTGCGCGGCCGTGTCCTGACCGGTCGGCTCAGGGCTAATCTGTCGTGCGTGGAGCGGCTTAATTCACCACTGTGTCCAGATCACTGCCCTTAAGCCAATCAAACACTGACATACTCAGAACAGCACAGTAGAGGGCGGCTTTGGCGTTGTTTAGCTAGCATGGCACAGACCTGCATAACTCACtttgtaccccccccccacacaagtTAAGTGTGTTGATTTTATGGTTTAATTAGTGAAATGAGCACACACTGACGGGTAAATGCATGAAGAGGTTAAATCCTCTTGAGTTACATGCCATAATTCAACCCATTTGATTTTAAATTCAAATCCCTTCTTTTTCCAGTGAGGGGAGCACCTACATTCTTACACGTTTTGGTCCACGCAAAACAAGATGTATGAATGTACACATAACACAGGGACACTGATAACCCCCCCCTATACCTTCTGTTCTCTTTCAGATGACAACAAACCTATCTGGATGCatgcggaggagagagaggaaagcaagGTACTTTACAGTATGGACCTGTTGTATGGTGTGCTGAACCACGGTCCTGTTACTGGGTGACACTGTCCGGCTATTAGCTCTGATGGATAGGCGGACCTGATAGGACTGAGAGGGAGAGCGCTAATATGATAACAGAGGCTTTGTAATAAGGTCCGTGATttgtctgctgctgctgctgcttctagtCCAGTGGCTAAGCCTAATGTTTTATGGCAACTGTGGACTTTGTGGTAAAGGCACTAAATTACACAAACCGCTAGGGTAAGTCCTTAGTGTTTTTGGCTATAGTGCCATCgcatttgtgttgttgttttttgtcgtcACAAAGGCATTTGTTTACCTGTCTCCCTTGCTGGACATAATGCATTACTATGGGATtttacagagagagatgtgtgcaCTGGAGGTTTGGTGTCACGTTTCTTGAAATTGACATAGTATGTTATATCATTGTGTCATTGTAAGCAGCCCGACTTCAGGGAAAACGTCACTTTTTGTTTTTAAATACCCGCAGTCAACTTTCGcaacttcttttttttttctttttttttttacattatgaGGCTTCTaattccccagaacagttgagccagtcatgTGTTTGTTTCTAAATAGCACAACAGGTGAAAGCTGGAGTCCAGCTGTGTATTGACGGGGGTTGCTTTTTATATTTAAAGTcaagtgttttttgttgttgtcgttgGGTTAAATGGAGTGATCGGGATGTGCAACTATAGTTTTCCATCACATTCGGCAGAAAATAGCTTCATTTTCATGATCAGAAGTGGAACACTATTTGGCTGGCGGCCGCGGGTAAATtagttttatttttttcaaaaacGATGCATAGGCCATCGTGTTTCTGATGTTATCGTAGAAATAGTGTAGCCAACTACATGTGCTAAGGTTTTGCTTCACTTTTACCAGAGGCAGGTTGGCTGCACTGTACCGGAGAGAAACTTCCACACGCCAGTAGGGGTGCTGTCTGCTGATAAAATGGCCGTTGGTGAACTCTCATCTTGGTGGAGAAGCGCAATCGAAGCACAATTTCTTCTGGCGCTCAGTAGAAATGACAATAAACAAGCATTTTAGATCTGCGTTTACGAAATGCGGCATGAGATTACTTACGCCTGTTATCTTCCTTTTTTTTTCCTGTGTGAAAAATGAAGAATTCTGCGCTAACCAGCAAGTTAAACTTAGGGGTCGCGTTATCTAAGTAAGTTGCTGAATTGAAGTGACTGGGCATCATATTGTGTAAGCTTTCTGCCGTGTTTGAGAAGTCATAGCCCTTTGGATGAGTTATCTGTACAGCTGCCGCTGCTGTGTTTTGACTTTTTgatttttctctctgttcttgGCCTGACTGCTCCTCTCCTATCTTTTTGAAGCAGAGCAGGCCCTTTGCCCCAGTGGCTCCATTCccttgtaaatgtccaaactcaccAAAATGACGTTCATTAGCTCCTACCTATACATGTTTAACTATGAGCTGGattgcctgtctttgcaattCTTTATTTTCGTTTGCGCACATGAGCATATTTAGCTTGCAGCCTCCATGGAAATTCGCTAttgtgctaattttgttagcGTCCTGGTAACAAATGCCAAATTGTGTCTTTGCGTTTTGGCGCCCCCTTGTGTACTAAACCAGTAGTAACGTAAATTCCAGAATGAGAAAAGGAAGTTATAACTAACTATATGAAAGTCTGGAAACCGCCCAACCCTAGTTAGgccccttgataccaattgagcaatgaTTGAATGCCTCAGTGTATCTGAACATTGTTGCTTCGCGACACCTTATAGAATAcatgccccaaagaattcaggctgttctggaggcaaaggggggtccaacCCAGTACGAAAGTGGCCAATGTGTATATGTGGCATGTTTGAGCCATTTTCTTGTGTTCTCCAAACTCTCTCAAACATGCTAAGCCACCATTGGGCTGTACGTACCTATTATTTTTGAGATATGGCCATGTGACACCTGTCTAATATGGCCCCACGGAGCTGGTGGAAATAAATGATCTGCAATGGCACTATAGCTAAAAACACTTCTAAGGACTTGCCCTAGTGGTGTTTGAAAtttcgtgtttttttttttttaaatgtccactctctctctctgtctctctctgtctgtcgcttgCTCAGGCGAAGAGGAAGGATGCTGTGCCCTATGGAGAATATGGGAGCTGGTACAAGGCCTGCAAAGTTGACAGGTAAGAGTTAGTATTCGAAATACATTTTAATGTGAGAAATACAACTCAGTGTTCTAAAGTATATTACTATTGTGCTTTAATGATGTATGGAAGTCCAGAAAGGACATatgagtaaaataaaaaaatccctcATGTCTCGATCACAACTTATCTCATGATCACGACACTGTAGAAGTTTCTTTTTCGAGATCAGGAGATAATCAAAAGTACCGTGCTTCATTCCTTCATTCATTTGTTCACATGCATAATAACCACCTCAAGGAGCCCAGTGGCTGCATTGATTGCAGTGCACTCGTAGGGGATTTAAGCCCTGAACAATGCCTGACAGGCAGCCTTTTCTCCCAGGCAGCGTGCAGCCCCCAAGACCACAGACAATCTCATGCAAGGAGCAACGCAGCTAACTTGGCTAGACTTGTTAGCTTGCATAACTGATATGTGTATAATTAAAAGGGACATATTTCCATTTACAATGGGTGAGCTCCATTCCTGACAGGCTGATCAGCTTCAATTTCAGTTTTAGAGGCTGATGAGACAGGATTTTTATTCTGTTTTATAGGTAAGGCTCCATGTAGACAGCCAACAAGGCAGCATCCTGAGATGGCTATTGAATCTGATCAGCCTGCCAGGAATAGAGCATACCCACTCTTGATCATGTAGATATTGCACTGACTGTTAATATGCCTGTCAGAAATGGGGCCCACCCACCCGGGGcccacccacccactctgtaaatgtaaatattatcCAGAAAACATGAAGTGTCCATTACAATTATACACATGCCAGGTATGCAAGCTAACAACCAGCATAGATAacaagctagctatctagctaataaGACTAACTAGCGAGCTCGATCAAGACTAGCCAAGTTATCTGCATTGTTGCTTGCATGCGATTGGCTGTGGTCTTGGGGGGGGTGGCACAGCCTGGGAGACGAAGCTGGCTGTCAGGCATCGTTCAGGGCTTAAATGCACCACGAGCGCTTAGCTCAAAGTAAGGGACATTTAGCTTCCTAACTTTCTTATAAACTGATAATGAGCTCCAAACACACATGAAAGCTTGACGTTAGCATGAAATGTACCATCCCTTGTAGCGATCAATGAAATGTATGTGCTGATCCACCATGGGCTCGGCTGTCTCGGCCCATACTGTCAATCTGTCATCAATACATCCACTCCTATTTAGAGTTTCTTTCGGGATCTCGATGTATCAACTTTTGTAATGTCGTGATCGTGCGATAAATAAGTTGTGACCTCGACGTAACGAGGGAATATCTTTTTGTATTCGTACGGTATGTCCTCTCTGGACTTCCGTAAATGACATGATATTGGCATGTACTTAATTCCTGTTAGCCCAACGGTCAATACCACCCTGAAGAGCTTGGGGGCGCTGTACCGCAGACAGGGTAAACTAGAGGCAGCTGAGACGCTGGAGGAGTGTGCTACCAAGACACGCAAGCAGGTACTGCACGATCACTGACGCAAGCAGGTACTATACAATCGCTCAAAAAGCAATTGCTACACAATCATTAAAAAAGCAGGTACAGGCACTCGGATTCACTGGCAGTGCAATTACCCACGGTTGTGGTCTAGAGCCTGAAAGCTCTGAATATACATTCTGTTTTAACCCAGCGGACATTTAGAATGAatcatctctctcactctatccctcccctctttcGTCCCCTCCTCTCACAGGGTATAGATGCCATCAACCAGAGTAAGGTGGTGGAGCTCCTGAAGGATGGGGCCCCTGGAGGGGGAGCGACGTCAGAACCGGGAGGGTTTTAGTGGTCCCCAGCGGGGGGACTGTGAGGGAGATGATGGAGCAGAGTGGAACGGGGTACGAAACCTctgtctttggggggggggggtcttttatGGAAGTGCACATACATTAAAATGTGATTGTACGCCTTTTCATCATACATGTAATTTACTCGCAAAGTGTCAAGAATTAGCAAATTATATCAATTATTAAACAGTACAAACAAGCTGACATTGTTACTAAACCTGGATGCATTCAGCAAAAAAATGCAAAtagctaaaataaaaaaatctggtCTGATGTTTGTCCAATACATTGTTAGAAGACAAGAGAAAAGGTTTTGGAAAAATAATCAAATACCTCAAATGACTTTTGATTCATGTTTTGAGGCCCATCCTTGACGGGGTGTGTTTGTCTTGTTTTCTCAGGAGGGTAATGGTTCATTGCGTCGGAGCGGCTCCTTCGGAAAGATCCGCGACGCCCTGCGCAGGAGCAGTGAGATGCTGGTGAAGAAACTACAGGGCAGTGGCCCCCAGGAGCCCTGCAACCCAGGGTGAGCGAGAGACTGTGTCCCTAGCCCGTCACTGCATGAATTAGTGTTTCCCCTCAGGGTTTCTTCTATGGTGGGGAGCCGACAATGCACCGTAGTTCGTAAAACTGATAATAACAATAAAGCAACATCCAAGCaatgatattttttatttttattgaagcCTAAAAGATTGTGTGATCCTTAGGATGACGAGAGCGAGCTCTCTCAACTTCCTCAACAAGAGTGCAGAAGACCCCTCGCAGGTACCAGCAGCACACGGTTAACCCCCCCTCCCTATCACATATAGTTATTAATTAACCTGTTAGTTATGAGCCAAGGACTGCTGTCACAGACAGAGCACAAACAAGTCCTGGGTTATACATTGAGATGAAAGGATTGGACTTGGACAGTTTCAGATTTACTCTTGGAATATCCCTGCtaaactccctccctctctccaggatgCCAACACGGGCCTTTCGGAATGCAGAGGACTGAGCGCCAGCAACGTGGACTTGTCAAGACGCAGCTCCCTGATTGGTTAAAGAGACAGGAGGCGGGACCAGGAGGAGGAAGGGCCAATGAGAAGAAATTGCTGGCTGTCCGATGCGATCAAAACACACTTCAGGTCCCAACACTCGCATTCAAGACATTTTCGGGAGAAAAATTATTGAGAAAAACACGACTTGACATGGCTTTTTTGTGACAAATCTCTGTGTCGGTCTGCTTCACTGTATACTTCGCTGGCATCAAACAGTAGAGAAAATTAATATTTAACACGGCATGCTGCATACTAGAACATGGAATGTCTGCACTACTTATGGTGACTGAGGCATAGCATCATAACAGAATAGCGAGTAATTATTATTGCTACTTGACAAATGTCTATCATAACTGCCTGGTACTTCTGGTGCAGACGCTCGACCATAGAAATCGGAATAGAACTAGTTTAACTGTCTTCGAGAAGCACCACACTCCTTGATTACTAGTGGCATGAATACTGCAAATGCTAGTAACCTGTTCAATAGATATCACAGTGCTGGAGCGGTATAAATCATATAGGTTTTTAAGACGAGTTACAGGAGGTATGAACTACAGCTGTTAGAAGATTCAGCAAGGACAAAGACTGTACACAATATTTTGGCGATGATGAAAATAATCGGAGTGCGTCTGTATTTTAACATCAAATGGGAGAAAAACAGCACTGACCAGTTCAAGCTCACTATTTTGCCTTCTGaatttttgttctgtatatacTGGTTTAAGTTATTTAATATTTCTTTCTTTGTATATAGCACAGACAGTTTTGTTTAGAGCATAGGAGGTCCTTTGTTGGGGAGACAGATGCTTGAATAATGTCAAACAAGTGAATAGAAACGGAGAAAATACACTCACCAGACAGTTTATTATATTACCCCTCTAGTACCGGGTCGgacccccccttttcctccagaaCAGACTGAATTATTTGGGAGATTATACAAGGTGTCGTAAACATTCCACAGCaatgttggtccatgctgacacGATGGCATCACGCAGTTGCTGCAGACTGAGCGGCAGGTACATTCATGCTGTGAACATCCCGTTCCACCTCATCCCAAAGATGCTCTATTGCAGAGgtaggcaaccctgttcctggagtgctgtAGGGTTTTTATCCAACTAGGCCCCACACCTGACCAACTACACTAATTGATCAGGTCAGTAATTGCCCAAATTCAACAGACCTGGACTTCCAGGTCAGTTAACTCAAAAACATGGGCCAGGGTTGCCCTCCGCTGCTCCAttggttgaggtctggggactgcGCAGGCCATTGAAGTAAACTGAACTCGCTGTCATGTTCCAGACAATGTTTTCCCACTCTTCAATGGTCTAGTGTTGGTGATCGCGGGCCCTCTGGAGCCACCGCTTCTTGTCTTCAgatgataggagtggaacccggtgggGCCGTCTGCTGCAGTAGCCCATCCTTGACAAGGATTAACAGGTTGTGCATtcccgagatgccgttctgcgcACCAGTGTTGTACGGCgttgttatttgtctgtttgtgggcCGCCTGtcagcttgcacgattcttgccattctcctttctCGTCAACGATACTGTCGCTGACTGGCGATCATTCCACGCtcagtcgcttaggtcactcgttttgcccattctaacttTTCGTTCGACAGTAACTGAATgtctcgatgcctgtctgcctgcgtttatatagcaagccacggccacgtgactcaTTGTCTGTAGGAGCGATTCATTTTTGTGGACacggtggtgtacctaataaactgtccggtgAGTAGAACAGTGAAAAGACAAGCGGGGGAATAAATAAGGCTGTTTAcataggcagcccaattctgatattttttttcccactaatttgtcttttgaccaatcacatcagctcTTTTCACGTCAGC
The genomic region above belongs to Oncorhynchus masou masou isolate Uvic2021 chromosome 27, UVic_Omas_1.1, whole genome shotgun sequence and contains:
- the LOC135516182 gene encoding LOW QUALITY PROTEIN: kinesin light chain 2-like (The sequence of the model RefSeq protein was modified relative to this genomic sequence to represent the inferred CDS: inserted 2 bases in 1 codon); translation: MVYPRSEEALERLTQDEIVLNTKAVMQGLETLRGEHAQLLTSLLDCTQPPAAQEKSGLLRKSLEAIELGLGEAQVIIALSGHLSAVESEKQKLRAQVRRLCQENQWLRDELAGTQSKLQCSEQSVAQLEEEKKHLEFMNKIKKFDDDVSPSEEKAAGETSKDSLDDLFPNDDDQGQAQPSGEAAAQQGGYEIPARLRTLHNLVIQYASQGRYEVAVPLCKQALEDLEKTSGHDHPDVATMLNILALVYRDQNKYKEAAHLLNDALAIREKTLGKDHPAVAATLNNLAVLYGKRGKYKEAEPLCKRALEIREKVLGKYHPDVAKQLNNLALLCQNQGKYEEVEYYYRRALEIYQSKLGADDPNVAKTKNNLATCYLKQGKFKDAESLYKEILTRAHEKEFGSVNNDNKPIWMHAEEREESKAKRKDAVPYGEYGSWYKACKVDSPTVNTTLKSLGALYRRQGKLEAAETLEECATKTRKQGIDAINQSKVVELLKDGAXLEGERRQNREGFSGPQRGDCEGDDGAEWNGEGNGSLRRSGSFGKIRDALRRSSEMLVKKLQGSGPQEPCNPGMTRASSLNFLNKSAEDPSQDANTGLSECRGLSASNVDLSRRSSLIG